One window of the Salvia miltiorrhiza cultivar Shanhuang (shh) chromosome 6, IMPLAD_Smil_shh, whole genome shotgun sequence genome contains the following:
- the LOC130987904 gene encoding protein KNATM-like, which translates to MERKQDCQEGLQNSNITINGDDNHDHHHHHIDDDEDLSLLKREIACHSLYSLLVESHLNCLKLCLGEMETIENIAMNNPMSAIPNQHAKLFTADRSELGKFMEAYCETLKKLKEEMEEPQQESMEFINLMYSQLDDLLLDIPSSRGSEIIKSDGECK; encoded by the exons ATGGAAAGAAAACAAGATTGTCAAGAAGGGCTGCAGAACTCAAACATTACTATAAATGGAGATGATAATCATgaccatcatcatcatcatattgatgatgatgaggatTTGTCTTTGCTCAAGAGAGAAATTGCTTGCCATTCTTTGTATAGCCTCTTGGTTGAATCCCACCTCAACTGCTTgaag ctATGTTTAGGTGAGATGGAGACTATTGAAAATATTGCAATGAATAATCCTATGAGTGCAATTCCAAACCAGCATGCCAAGTTATTCACAGCCGATCGATCAGAGCTGGGCAAGTTTATG GAAGCTTATTGTGAGACCCTAAAGAAGCTAAAAGAAGAAATGGAGGAACCTCAGCAAGAATCAATGGAATTCATTAATCTCATGTATTCTCAACTTGATGACCTTCTACTCGACATTCCTTCCTCTA GAGGCAGTGAAATTATAAAGTCAGATGGAGAGtgcaaataa